In a genomic window of bacterium:
- a CDS encoding diguanylate cyclase: protein MSHDPLSQFLHQEESALRALWEKSLTQLAAQLEGTREKRAVFAEMRGLLWDLVAVVERSGSPEQAVDAQFKEILVHLKRLQEEHDLASTEIVIQLFLMRDVIRESVKTPGTSGQDFSQKVDQVSMLLNRLGLVFFEGAMRLREEGDGQDVLAIEYALLYERARQMAITDRLTGLYNFGYFLERLKEERLRADRYHRLLSLVLFDIDHFKKYNDTSGHPAGNEVLKRIATILKQEAREVDIVARYGGEELVVVLPETARKRAHDFAERVRQRVEETLFDHMRHQPMGKLTLSAGVATFPVDAGTEDDLIKKADQSLYQAKNHGRNRVVSFDPPIKIPIHFWPYRGVQKVALVGNFNNWDKDADLMVKQGDGSYLFTISLNPGLYHYKFVLDDAEWIADPSNPERIHDGVGGDNSILRVNG, encoded by the coding sequence ATGTCCCACGACCCCTTATCCCAATTCCTCCATCAAGAGGAGTCTGCCCTGCGCGCCCTTTGGGAGAAGTCCCTGACCCAGCTAGCGGCCCAATTGGAGGGGACCCGCGAGAAGAGGGCGGTCTTCGCCGAGATGCGGGGCCTTTTGTGGGACCTGGTGGCCGTCGTCGAGCGCTCCGGATCCCCCGAACAGGCCGTGGACGCCCAGTTCAAGGAGATCCTGGTCCACTTGAAGCGCCTCCAGGAGGAGCACGACCTGGCCTCCACCGAGATCGTGATCCAGCTTTTCCTCATGCGGGATGTCATCCGGGAATCGGTCAAGACCCCAGGCACCTCGGGGCAGGACTTCAGCCAGAAGGTGGATCAGGTCTCCATGCTCCTGAACCGCCTGGGACTGGTCTTCTTCGAGGGGGCCATGCGCCTGCGGGAGGAGGGGGACGGCCAGGACGTGCTGGCCATCGAATACGCCCTGCTCTACGAGCGGGCCCGGCAGATGGCGATCACCGACCGGCTTACCGGCCTTTATAACTTCGGTTATTTCCTGGAACGGTTGAAGGAGGAACGGCTCCGCGCCGACCGCTACCACCGTCTTTTGTCCCTGGTGCTTTTCGATATCGACCACTTCAAGAAATACAACGACACCAGCGGACATCCGGCGGGCAACGAGGTCCTGAAACGCATTGCCACCATCCTCAAGCAGGAGGCCCGGGAAGTGGACATCGTGGCCCGCTATGGGGGTGAAGAGCTGGTGGTGGTCCTGCCCGAAACGGCCCGGAAAAGGGCCCATGATTTCGCCGAGCGGGTCCGCCAGCGGGTGGAGGAGACCCTCTTCGACCATATGCGACACCAGCCCATGGGTAAGCTCACCCTTTCGGCCGGGGTGGCGACCTTCCCGGTGGATGCGGGGACCGAGGATGACCTCATCAAGAAGGCGGACCAGAGCCTTTACCAGGCCAAGAACCATGGACGCAACCGGGTGGTCTCCTTCGACCCGCCGATCAAGATCCCGATCCATTTCTGGCCCTATCGCGGGGTCCAAAAGGTCGCCCTGGTGGGGAACTTCAACAATTGGGACAAGGACGCGGACCTCATGGTGAAGCAAGGGGACGGGAGTTACCTCTTCACCATTTCCCTCAACCCAGGCCTCTACCATTACAAGTTCGTGTTGGATGATGCCGAATGGATCGCCGACCCCAGCAACCCCGAGCGTATCCACGATGGGGTGGGCGGCGACAACAGTATTTTGCGGGTGAACGGGTAA